The following coding sequences lie in one Amblyraja radiata isolate CabotCenter1 chromosome 20, sAmbRad1.1.pri, whole genome shotgun sequence genomic window:
- the fancf gene encoding Fanconi anemia group F protein translates to MEETAVVEAAQRFAEVLAVARSPWAADWDTATVGRAFQWARYLEQLSHRLERQGQGEAWRRLQLQLRPESRAPMPHPLPGFRGLGLEELGRGRQMLGQALLCNPASSAAAFHRAAAWYRAGCGEEQAAAAAALRRAARLAAAARVLQLAGGNDTERAARVTQAEVWRERRGELPEEAVWRRAVSADAGCWRPLAALLTAADGDEPPAARPGLPGNSRARPGLLGDSAARPALPGDSRTLADAACRALPCPLLSELAALRPPFARRYTAHLQRWAARMQYDAGSGRWLHPDSPEQDWEKLLQHFTGLLQGPPATKESTLRTLNSLKAADGDFEVWGISVWTDLLLALKQQKVV, encoded by the coding sequence ATGGAGGAGACGGCGGTGGTCGAGGCCGCCCAGCGCTTCGCTGAGGTACTGGCGGTGGCGCGGAGCCCCTGGGCCGCTGACTGGGACACGGCGACCGTCGGCCGGGCTTTCCAATGGGCGCGGTACTTGGAGCAGCTCAGCCACCGGCTGGAACGGCAGGGACAGGGGGAAGCCTGGcgccggctccagctccagctccggcCGGAGAGCCGGGCCCCCATGCCCCACCCGCTGCCCGGGTTCCGCGGCCTGGGGCTGGAGGAGCTGGGCCGCGGCCGGCAGATGCTCGGCCAGGCCCTGCTGTGTAACCCGGCCTCCTCGGCCGCCGCCTTCCACCGGGCCGCCGCCTGGTACCGGGCGGGTTGCGGGGAGGAgcaggcggcggcggcggcggcgctgaGGCGGGCGGCGAggttggcggcggcggcgcggGTGCTTCAGCTGGCCGGCGGGAACGATACCGAGCGGGCAGCGCGGGTAACGCAGGCCGAGGTGTGGAGGGAGCGGAGGGGGGAATTACCGGAGGAGGCGGTGTGGAGACGGGCGGTGTCGGCCGATGCCGGCTGCTGGCGGCCGCTTGCCGCGCTACTGACTGCGGCGGACGGCGACGAGCCGCCGGCTGCCCGGCCGGGGTTGCCCGGCAACAGTAGGGCCCGGCCAGGGTTGCTAGGCGACAGCGCCGCCCGGCCGGCGTTGCCTGGCGACAGCCGCACGCTCGCCGACGCTGCCTGCCGCGCGCTACCCTGCCCGCTGCTGAGCGAGCTAGCGGCGCTCCGGCCACCCTTCGCCCGCCGTTACACCGCCCACCTGCAGCGCTGGGCCGCCCGCATGCAGTACGACGCCGGCAGCGGCCGCTGGCTGCACCCGGACTCGCCCGAGCAAGACTGGGAGAAGCTGCTGCAGCATTTTACCGGCCTCTTGCAGGGGCCGCCTGCAACCAAGGAGTCGACGCTAAGGACGTTAAACTCTTTAAAAGCCGCGGATGGAGACTTTGAAGTGTGGGGGATCAGCGTGTGGACGGATCTGTTACTTGCATTAAAACAACAGAAAGTTGTTTGA